One genomic window of Sphingomonas sp. C3-2 includes the following:
- a CDS encoding RNA methyltransferase, with translation MTETISAAPVPAIVLVRPQLGENIGKAARAMLNFGLAEMRLVSPRDGWPNPAAGPAASGADIVLEGAKVYESVADAVADCQNVYATTVRKRGVTKPVVTPEVAAREIRATTGKSAILFGPERSGLETDDVALARTIITVPINPEFGSLNLAQAVILCAYEWSKGEALASPPSVELDPPAPQDELEGMIGQLETMLDGAGYFFPPDRIPATKRTLRTLLTKPGWNSNEVRTLRGVLSSLANPRAR, from the coding sequence ATGACCGAGACTATATCGGCGGCCCCCGTGCCCGCAATCGTGCTCGTGCGCCCCCAGCTGGGCGAAAATATCGGCAAGGCCGCACGCGCCATGCTCAATTTCGGGCTCGCCGAAATGCGTCTCGTGTCGCCGCGCGATGGCTGGCCCAATCCCGCCGCTGGCCCCGCCGCCTCGGGCGCGGATATCGTGCTCGAAGGCGCCAAGGTCTATGAAAGCGTCGCCGACGCCGTGGCCGATTGCCAGAATGTCTACGCTACCACCGTGCGCAAGCGCGGGGTAACCAAGCCGGTGGTGACGCCCGAGGTCGCCGCGCGCGAGATCCGCGCCACCACGGGCAAGTCGGCGATCCTGTTCGGCCCCGAACGCTCGGGGCTCGAGACCGACGATGTCGCGCTTGCACGCACGATCATCACCGTTCCGATCAATCCCGAATTCGGCTCGCTCAACCTTGCCCAGGCGGTCATCCTGTGCGCCTATGAATGGTCGAAGGGCGAAGCGCTCGCCAGCCCGCCCAGCGTCGAACTGGATCCCCCTGCCCCGCAGGACGAACTTGAGGGCATGATCGGCCAGCTCGAAACCATGCTCGATGGTGCAGGCTATTTCTTCCCGCCCGATCGCATTCCCGCCACCAAGCGGACGCTGCGCACGCTGCTCACCAAGCCCGGCTGGAACAGCAACGAAGTGCGCACGCTGCGCGGGGTGCTCTCCAGCCTCGCCAATCCGCGCGCGCGCTAG
- a CDS encoding chorismate mutase produces MTETRKAAEECTTMAEVRAGVDSIDRDLSELLAERFRFMQAAARIKPERGMVRDEPRKAQVIANVRAHAAELGYPPEIAGMLWEELVEASIAYEMDRFDERS; encoded by the coding sequence ATGACCGAGACTCGCAAAGCAGCCGAAGAATGCACCACGATGGCGGAGGTCCGCGCCGGCGTTGATTCGATTGACCGGGACCTGTCCGAGTTGCTGGCCGAACGTTTCCGCTTCATGCAGGCGGCCGCGCGCATCAAGCCCGAGCGCGGCATGGTGCGTGACGAGCCGCGCAAGGCGCAGGTGATCGCCAATGTCCGCGCGCACGCGGCCGAACTCGGCTATCCGCCCGAAATTGCAGGCATGTTGTGGGAAGAACTGGTGGAAGCGTCCATCGCTTATGAGATGGACCGGTTTGATGAACGGAGCTGA
- the rpsD gene encoding 30S ribosomal protein S4, with translation MSKRNSAKYKLDRRMGENIWGRPKSPVNKREYGPGQHGQRRKGKMSDFGIQLRAKQKLKGYYGEVTEKQFKKAYFEAARMKGDTGQNLIGLLERRLDAIVYRAKFAPTIFSARQLVSHGHIFVNGVRCNIASRQVKPGDEITLGKKAQEMALVLEAQSLAERDIPDYVAVDGAAKVTFTRVPTLDEVPYPVKMEPNLVVEFYSR, from the coding sequence ATGTCGAAGCGCAACAGCGCCAAGTACAAGCTCGACCGCCGCATGGGCGAAAACATCTGGGGTCGCCCGAAGAGCCCGGTCAACAAGCGCGAATACGGCCCCGGCCAGCACGGTCAGCGCCGCAAGGGCAAGATGTCGGACTTCGGCATTCAGCTCCGCGCCAAGCAGAAGCTCAAGGGCTACTACGGTGAAGTCACCGAAAAGCAGTTCAAGAAGGCCTATTTCGAAGCAGCCCGCATGAAGGGCGACACCGGTCAGAACCTGATCGGCCTGCTCGAACGCCGCCTTGACGCGATCGTCTACCGCGCAAAGTTCGCGCCGACGATCTTCTCGGCTCGCCAGCTCGTTTCGCACGGCCACATCTTTGTGAACGGCGTTCGCTGCAACATCGCTTCGCGTCAGGTTAAGCCCGGCGACGAAATCACCCTCGGCAAGAAGGCGCAGGAAATGGCGCTCGTTCTCGAAGCACAGAGCCTCGCAGAACGCGACATCCCTGACTACGTCGCTGTCGACGGCGCCGCAAAGGTCACCTTCACGCGCGTCCCGACGCTCGACGAAGTGCCCTATCCGGTGAAGATGGAACCGAACCTCGTCGTCGAATTCTATTCGCGCTGA
- a CDS encoding agmatine deiminase family protein, producing the protein MTLRQPPEWAPHDRVWIGFPSHEEEWPGVIDAARREVAAFANAVHAGGAGETVHLVAADAPSAEAARALVEDGVVVEQKPFGDIWLRDTGPIIIGQGAARQARDFGFNCWGGKFELPGDNEIGGLLANSIGMPPLRCDWVFEGGAIDTDGTGLVVTTEQCLLNPNRNADLSRADIEARLAAELGLDRVLWLGDGLVNDHTDGHVDNLARFVGENLLALPVPAGDDDPNIAIYADARTRAEAFGVQVVGIPSPGRLERGGEVIPASYMNFYIGNAAVVVPVYGAPNDDAAIAAFAELFPGRKVVGQRADHILTGGGSFHCISQQVPA; encoded by the coding sequence ATGACGCTTCGCCAGCCGCCCGAATGGGCGCCGCATGACCGTGTTTGGATCGGCTTTCCAAGCCATGAAGAAGAATGGCCGGGCGTGATCGACGCCGCCCGCCGCGAAGTGGCTGCCTTCGCAAATGCGGTGCATGCCGGTGGTGCAGGCGAAACCGTTCACCTCGTGGCGGCGGATGCCCCATCGGCCGAGGCCGCACGCGCGCTTGTCGAAGACGGTGTCGTGGTTGAGCAAAAGCCCTTCGGCGACATCTGGTTGCGCGACACCGGCCCCATCATCATCGGCCAGGGCGCCGCGCGCCAGGCCCGTGATTTCGGCTTCAACTGCTGGGGCGGCAAGTTCGAGCTTCCGGGCGATAATGAAATCGGCGGGCTGCTGGCGAACAGCATCGGCATGCCCCCGCTGCGCTGCGATTGGGTGTTCGAAGGCGGCGCCATCGACACCGACGGCACGGGCCTTGTCGTGACCACCGAGCAATGCCTGCTCAACCCCAATCGCAACGCCGATCTCAGCCGCGCCGATATCGAAGCGCGACTGGCAGCCGAACTGGGGCTGGACCGGGTGCTCTGGCTGGGCGACGGGCTCGTGAACGATCACACCGACGGCCATGTGGATAACCTTGCCCGCTTCGTCGGCGAAAACCTGCTCGCACTCCCCGTTCCAGCAGGTGACGACGATCCGAACATCGCCATTTACGCCGATGCGCGCACACGCGCCGAAGCCTTTGGCGTGCAGGTGGTGGGCATCCCCTCCCCCGGTCGCCTCGAACGCGGTGGCGAGGTGATCCCGGCAAGCTATATGAACTTCTATATCGGCAACGCCGCCGTCGTCGTGCCGGTTTACGGCGCCCCCAATGACGATGCCGCTATCGCGGCCTTTGCAGAGCTGTTCCCGGGCAGAAAGGTTGTCGGCCAGCGTGCCGATCATATCTTGACCGGTGGTGGAAGCTTCCACTGCATCAGCCAGCAGGTGCCCGCATGA
- the aguB gene encoding N-carbamoylputrescine amidase yields MTEMKVAALQLPLTDDIDTNIAAVSALVREAAAKGANIILPPELFEGHYFCQVEDEALFSRARPTEEHPAVLAMQKLAAELKIYIPTSFFEADGPHHYNSLAMIDDEGAIMGVYRKSHIPDGPGYEEKYYFRPGNTGFKVWKTRYGTIGVGICWDQWYPECARAMMLMGAEVLFYPTAIGSEPYDADLDTSRMWQRAMIGHSVSNVVPVIASNRIGDENGQKFYGHSFITNEWGDFEGNFGPDETGVLVARIDLERARKHRAGMGFFRDRRPELYHRLAQDI; encoded by the coding sequence ATGACCGAGATGAAAGTTGCCGCGCTTCAATTGCCGCTGACCGATGATATCGACACCAACATCGCCGCCGTCTCCGCATTGGTGCGCGAAGCGGCCGCCAAGGGTGCCAATATCATCCTGCCGCCCGAATTGTTCGAAGGGCATTATTTCTGCCAGGTCGAGGACGAGGCCCTGTTTTCGCGCGCCCGGCCGACCGAGGAGCACCCGGCCGTGCTGGCGATGCAAAAGCTCGCCGCCGAACTGAAGATCTATATCCCCACCAGCTTCTTCGAAGCCGATGGCCCGCACCATTATAACAGCCTCGCCATGATCGACGACGAAGGCGCGATCATGGGCGTCTACCGCAAAAGCCACATTCCCGATGGCCCGGGCTATGAAGAAAAATATTATTTCCGCCCGGGCAACACCGGGTTCAAGGTGTGGAAAACCCGCTACGGCACCATTGGCGTCGGCATCTGCTGGGACCAATGGTATCCCGAATGCGCGCGGGCGATGATGCTGATGGGCGCAGAGGTACTCTTCTATCCCACCGCCATCGGCTCCGAGCCCTATGACGCCGATCTCGACACCAGCCGGATGTGGCAGCGCGCGATGATCGGCCACAGCGTATCGAACGTCGTCCCCGTCATCGCCTCCAACCGGATCGGCGATGAAAACGGCCAGAAATTCTACGGCCACAGCTTCATCACCAATGAATGGGGCGATTTCGAAGGCAATTTCGGTCCCGACGAAACCGGCGTTCTGGTCGCACGCATCGATCTGGAGCGCGCGCGCAAGCACCGCGCGGGCATGGGCTTTTTCCGTGATCGCCGCCCCGAACTCTATCACAGGCTGGCACAGGACATCTGA
- a CDS encoding antibiotic biosynthesis monooxygenase family protein gives MTVARHYIMHAAEGQDAILETALRQLADVVRGIPGNEGVELLRDIGNERRFVFIEKWESVDAHKAAGQHVPKETFAPVMGALDGPPDGSYLDYLSTV, from the coding sequence ATGACCGTTGCCCGCCATTATATCATGCACGCCGCCGAAGGGCAGGATGCGATTCTGGAAACCGCGCTGCGCCAACTGGCCGATGTCGTCCGTGGCATTCCCGGAAATGAGGGCGTCGAACTGCTTCGCGACATCGGCAATGAACGCCGCTTCGTCTTCATCGAAAAATGGGAAAGCGTCGACGCGCACAAAGCCGCCGGCCAGCACGTTCCCAAGGAAACCTTCGCGCCGGTGATGGGCGCGCTCGATGGCCCGCCGGACGGCAGCTATCTGGATTATCTCAGCACGGTCTAA
- a CDS encoding uracil-DNA glycosylase — MMIEENPLNAVQPAPDCTLCPRLAAYREEQRIAQPKWWNAPVPAFGDPEAWLTIVGLAPGLHGANRTGRAFTGDEAGRLLFATLAKFGFVDGEYGADPMDAIRLNGVMLLNAVKCVPPHNKPMPEEIRTCRTFLRAEREALPKARVFLALGQIAHQSTVKMLGGKLPKLRFEHGAVHRLPRGEWLIDSYHCSRLNTGTGRLTAEMFEAVFEQAMALRPC, encoded by the coding sequence ATGATGATTGAAGAAAACCCCCTGAACGCGGTCCAGCCTGCACCGGACTGCACATTATGCCCCCGCCTTGCTGCGTATCGGGAAGAGCAGCGCATTGCCCAACCCAAATGGTGGAACGCCCCCGTTCCAGCGTTTGGCGACCCGGAGGCATGGCTGACCATTGTTGGCCTTGCGCCCGGGTTGCACGGCGCGAACCGAACTGGCCGGGCCTTTACGGGCGATGAGGCGGGTAGATTGCTGTTCGCGACCTTGGCGAAATTCGGTTTTGTCGATGGCGAATATGGCGCGGACCCGATGGACGCTATCAGGCTTAACGGCGTTATGTTGTTGAATGCGGTAAAGTGCGTGCCGCCGCACAACAAGCCGATGCCCGAGGAGATCCGGACCTGCCGAACATTCCTGCGGGCCGAGCGAGAAGCTTTGCCAAAGGCGCGGGTTTTTCTCGCGCTGGGGCAGATCGCGCACCAGTCAACGGTCAAGATGCTGGGCGGCAAGCTGCCCAAGTTGCGGTTTGAACACGGCGCCGTGCATCGCCTTCCGCGCGGGGAATGGCTGATCGACAGCTATCACTGCTCGCGCCTCAATACGGGGACCGGGCGGCTTACGGCGGAGATGTTCGAAGCCGTGTTCGAGCAGGCTATGGCCCTTAGACCGTGCTGA
- the folK gene encoding 2-amino-4-hydroxy-6-hydroxymethyldihydropteridine diphosphokinase → MDVTLTSYAIALGSNRAFKGYHKPRHVLAAAIAALRGQGITILALSPIMETAPIGPSSRKFANGAALIETRDTPDALLRRLKALERSFGRRAGQRWGARTLDLDIILWSGGAWRSPGLIIPHRLYAERLFVLAPLAHVAPRWRDPRNGRHVLQNFKRLERKTPVDRSRPSP, encoded by the coding sequence ATGGACGTGACCCTTACAAGCTATGCCATCGCGCTGGGATCGAACCGGGCCTTCAAAGGCTATCACAAGCCCCGCCACGTCCTCGCCGCAGCAATCGCAGCACTCCGCGGACAGGGCATTACGATCCTTGCCCTTTCACCGATCATGGAAACCGCTCCGATCGGCCCCTCCTCCCGCAAGTTCGCCAATGGGGCCGCACTTATCGAAACCCGCGACACTCCCGACGCGCTGCTCCGGCGCCTCAAGGCGCTTGAACGTTCCTTTGGTCGCCGCGCCGGCCAGCGCTGGGGCGCCCGCACGCTCGATCTCGACATCATTCTCTGGAGCGGCGGAGCCTGGCGCTCGCCAGGCCTTATAATTCCGCACCGCCTCTATGCCGAACGGCTGTTCGTGCTGGCCCCGCTGGCCCATGTTGCCCCACGCTGGCGCGATCCCCGCAACGGTCGGCACGTGCTGCAAAATTTTAAGCGCCTGGAGCGTAAAACCCCGGTTGACCGCAGCCGCCCATCCCCCTAG
- a CDS encoding NAD(P)/FAD-dependent oxidoreductase: protein MQDNASVKNVDIVIIGAGFSGMYAVHRLRKDYDVLCFEAGDGVGGTWYWNRYPGARVDIQSVEYSYSFDEALQQEWRWPEYFSAQPDLERYANHVADRFGLREHIRLSTMVKKMRFDVATNRWHVHSDNGDEVICRYVIAATGSLTVPNTPNWSGREAFTGDIYHTTQWPREGLDLSGKRVGLIGTGSTGIQAAPLIAEQAEHLFVFQRTPVFSMPSGNRPLDTEYEREWKSDYAERRKQMLGYYGASLVEYSDVSAHDCTPEQQEAMMEQAWNSKKAMQLLVVFKDVMTDVAANEVVSEFVRKKIRETVKSPHTAELLCPTTYPIGGKRLCVDNGYYEMYNRDNVTLVDVKSDPIIAYTSLGLRTAKAEYDLDVIVTATGFDAITGAMLRIDIEGVEGLTLAEKWSDGPTTYLGAMIAGFPNLFMIHGPTTPAAQAQMITTGEWQVNWAACVIDDMGREGYARIEATLEAENRWHDHVDKISEGTVHRLAESWYNGKNIEGKKGGFMIYVGGFPQYSAACTDAIENNYEGFVRSR from the coding sequence GTGCAAGACAATGCTTCGGTCAAGAATGTCGATATTGTTATCATCGGTGCAGGCTTTTCGGGGATGTATGCTGTCCATCGTCTGCGGAAGGATTATGATGTCCTGTGTTTCGAAGCCGGCGATGGTGTAGGAGGCACATGGTACTGGAACCGTTACCCCGGCGCACGGGTAGATATTCAAAGCGTCGAATATTCGTACAGTTTTGACGAGGCCTTGCAGCAGGAGTGGCGCTGGCCGGAATATTTTTCCGCTCAGCCCGATCTCGAGCGGTACGCCAACCATGTCGCGGATCGTTTTGGGTTGCGCGAGCATATCCGGCTTTCCACGATGGTGAAGAAGATGCGGTTCGACGTGGCGACGAACCGCTGGCATGTTCATTCTGACAACGGGGACGAGGTTATTTGTCGGTACGTGATCGCGGCGACCGGCAGCTTGACCGTCCCCAATACCCCCAACTGGTCGGGACGCGAGGCGTTCACCGGTGACATCTATCACACGACGCAATGGCCGCGAGAAGGACTGGATCTGTCGGGCAAGCGCGTCGGCCTGATCGGTACGGGTTCGACGGGCATTCAGGCCGCGCCCCTCATAGCGGAACAGGCCGAGCATCTATTTGTTTTCCAGCGCACGCCCGTCTTCAGCATGCCATCGGGTAACCGACCGCTGGATACGGAATATGAAAGGGAATGGAAGAGCGACTATGCCGAGCGGCGAAAGCAGATGCTGGGTTATTATGGCGCTTCCCTGGTAGAATATTCCGATGTTTCTGCGCACGACTGCACGCCGGAGCAGCAGGAGGCGATGATGGAGCAGGCATGGAATTCGAAGAAGGCGATGCAACTGCTCGTGGTGTTCAAGGATGTAATGACTGATGTGGCGGCGAACGAAGTCGTGTCCGAATTCGTTCGCAAGAAGATTCGAGAGACAGTGAAGTCTCCGCACACAGCTGAGTTACTTTGCCCTACGACCTATCCCATCGGTGGCAAGCGGCTCTGTGTCGATAATGGCTATTATGAGATGTACAACCGGGACAACGTCACGCTTGTGGACGTGAAATCGGATCCGATCATCGCATATACGTCATTGGGTCTGCGCACGGCCAAAGCGGAGTATGATCTCGATGTAATCGTTACCGCCACCGGCTTTGACGCAATTACCGGGGCCATGTTGCGGATCGATATTGAAGGCGTTGAAGGGTTAACGCTGGCGGAAAAATGGTCCGACGGGCCTACTACCTATCTTGGTGCCATGATTGCCGGTTTCCCCAATCTTTTCATGATCCATGGCCCGACCACTCCGGCAGCCCAGGCCCAGATGATCACGACGGGTGAATGGCAGGTCAACTGGGCTGCCTGCGTGATCGACGATATGGGGAGGGAGGGTTATGCGAGGATCGAGGCGACTCTTGAGGCCGAAAATCGATGGCATGACCATGTCGATAAGATATCCGAGGGCACTGTGCATAGACTCGCCGAATCTTGGTATAATGGCAAAAATATCGAAGGAAAGAAGGGCGGGTTCATGATCTATGTTGGTGGGTTCCCACAATATTCAGCCGCGTGTACGGATGCGATCGAGAATAATTATGAAGGCTTCGTGCGTTCGAGGTGA